A region of Halalkaliarchaeum desulfuricum DNA encodes the following proteins:
- the ileS gene encoding isoleucine--tRNA ligase has product MDDTVEDQYTPADVESAVESYWEEHDAYEAAKEAHADDPAFFFVDGPPYTSGQMHLGTAWNKTLKDAVIRYKRMSGYNVTDRPGYDMHGLPIEVKVEEELGFESKRDIEEYGMEAFIEECKSFAERNLESMNEDFQSIGAWMDWEDPYKTVSPEYMEAAWWGFQQVAERGLVERGKRSISQCPRCETALANNEVEYDEVEDPSIYVKFPLSGREGYLVIWTTTPWTIPGNTFVAVGEDLTYQAVEATTDGETEVLYVAESCVEDVLRKGRYDSYEVREEFDGADLVGWEYDHPLSAEVPDHPDFEGAGTVYLADYVEADRTGLVHSAPGHGEEDFERGQELDLDVFCPVGPDGKFTELAGEYAGEFVRDANTEIRADLDDRGLLLADETYEHSYGHCWRCDTGIVQLVTDQWFISITDIKDDLLENMEKSEWHPQWARDNRFRDFIEDAPDWNVSRQRYWGIPIPIWVPEGDPERLEVETIDPDASDVVVIGSREELAARADQDVDPDEIDLHRPTVDDITITESGITYERVPDVFDVWLDSSVATWGTLGYPGETEAFEELWPADLIIEAHDQTRGWFWSQLGMGTAAMGEIPYKRVLMHGFANDSDGRKMSKSLGNIVTPEEAIDRAGRDPLRAYLLSHNQHGEDLAFEWDGLSETERKLNIFWNVFRFPVPYMRLDGYDAADLLLPASGPGATDNDVELATVDRWVLSRLQSVEREVEDAWGEYAPHDALTAVLEFVTQDVSRFYVKAVRERMWEESDSASKRGAYGTLATVLSETIRLLAPFVPYLAERMYQTLDGRETTVHALSYPTPDDGWHDPELEGEIEVLREVEEAAATARQQGGRKLRWPVTRVVVQSDTEAVRDAVRSLSDLLEARVNARQIEVVETFDELIERAEPQMGAIGPAFGAEAQQVMEAVDGAKRAEVESGVEIDGETVELDEEMVEYVAEPPENVSAADFDGGTVYVDTTLTEDIEAEGYARDVIRRIQEMRKELDLDVEEPIRVGFDIEDDRIADLVDRHRDFVAEETRTESWLDAPDEAADLAEEWEVEGVTVTIGVERVAATA; this is encoded by the coding sequence ATGGACGACACAGTCGAGGACCAGTACACGCCCGCGGACGTCGAGTCCGCGGTCGAGTCGTACTGGGAGGAACACGACGCCTACGAGGCGGCGAAGGAGGCTCACGCCGACGATCCCGCCTTCTTCTTCGTCGACGGCCCGCCGTACACCAGCGGCCAGATGCATCTCGGGACAGCCTGGAACAAGACTCTGAAGGACGCCGTCATCCGGTACAAGCGGATGAGCGGCTACAATGTCACCGACCGACCGGGCTATGACATGCACGGGCTCCCGATCGAGGTGAAAGTCGAGGAGGAACTCGGCTTCGAGTCGAAACGCGACATCGAGGAGTACGGGATGGAGGCGTTCATCGAGGAGTGCAAGTCCTTCGCCGAGCGCAACCTCGAGTCGATGAACGAGGACTTCCAGTCGATCGGCGCCTGGATGGACTGGGAGGACCCGTACAAGACCGTTTCGCCGGAGTACATGGAGGCCGCCTGGTGGGGGTTCCAGCAGGTGGCCGAACGCGGCCTCGTCGAGCGTGGGAAGCGATCAATCTCCCAGTGTCCTCGGTGTGAGACGGCGCTTGCCAACAACGAGGTCGAGTACGACGAAGTCGAGGACCCCTCAATCTACGTGAAGTTCCCGCTGTCCGGTCGCGAGGGGTATCTCGTCATCTGGACGACGACCCCGTGGACGATCCCCGGGAACACGTTCGTCGCCGTCGGCGAGGACCTCACCTACCAGGCCGTCGAGGCGACAACGGACGGCGAAACCGAGGTTCTGTACGTCGCCGAGTCGTGCGTCGAGGACGTACTGCGTAAGGGTCGGTACGACTCCTACGAGGTGCGCGAGGAGTTCGACGGCGCCGATCTCGTCGGCTGGGAGTACGACCATCCGCTTTCGGCGGAGGTGCCCGATCACCCCGACTTCGAGGGTGCTGGAACGGTCTATCTCGCCGACTACGTTGAGGCCGACCGGACGGGACTCGTGCACTCTGCACCCGGGCACGGGGAGGAGGACTTCGAGCGCGGCCAGGAGCTCGATCTCGACGTGTTCTGTCCCGTGGGCCCCGACGGGAAGTTCACCGAACTGGCCGGCGAGTACGCGGGCGAATTCGTCCGCGACGCGAACACAGAGATCCGGGCGGACCTCGACGACAGAGGGCTACTCCTGGCCGACGAGACGTACGAACACTCCTACGGCCACTGCTGGCGGTGTGACACCGGTATCGTGCAGCTCGTAACCGACCAGTGGTTCATCTCCATCACCGACATCAAGGACGACCTCCTCGAGAACATGGAGAAGTCGGAGTGGCATCCACAGTGGGCGCGGGACAATCGCTTCCGGGACTTCATCGAGGACGCCCCCGACTGGAACGTCTCCCGGCAGCGCTACTGGGGGATTCCGATCCCGATCTGGGTGCCGGAGGGCGACCCCGAACGGCTCGAGGTGGAGACGATCGACCCCGACGCAAGCGACGTCGTCGTGATCGGCTCCCGCGAGGAGCTCGCGGCACGAGCAGATCAGGACGTCGACCCCGACGAGATCGATCTCCATCGGCCGACGGTCGACGACATCACGATCACCGAAAGCGGGATCACCTACGAGCGCGTCCCCGACGTGTTCGACGTCTGGCTGGATTCGTCGGTGGCGACGTGGGGGACGCTCGGCTATCCTGGCGAGACCGAGGCGTTCGAGGAGCTGTGGCCCGCCGACCTCATCATTGAAGCCCACGACCAGACCCGGGGCTGGTTCTGGTCCCAGCTGGGCATGGGGACGGCTGCGATGGGGGAGATCCCCTACAAACGAGTGTTGATGCACGGGTTCGCCAACGACAGCGACGGCCGGAAGATGTCGAAGTCGCTGGGGAACATCGTCACGCCCGAGGAGGCGATCGATCGGGCCGGCCGGGACCCCCTCCGGGCGTATCTGCTGTCGCACAACCAGCACGGCGAGGACCTCGCCTTCGAATGGGACGGCCTCTCGGAGACCGAACGGAAGCTGAACATCTTCTGGAACGTGTTCCGGTTCCCGGTGCCGTACATGCGGCTGGACGGCTACGACGCGGCCGACCTGCTGCTGCCGGCGTCCGGTCCCGGCGCAACTGACAACGACGTCGAACTCGCCACCGTCGATCGGTGGGTGCTCTCGCGGCTCCAGTCGGTCGAACGAGAGGTCGAGGACGCCTGGGGGGAGTACGCGCCACACGACGCGCTCACCGCGGTCCTCGAGTTCGTCACCCAGGATGTCTCCCGCTTTTACGTGAAGGCGGTCCGGGAGCGCATGTGGGAAGAATCCGACTCCGCGAGCAAACGCGGTGCGTACGGCACGCTCGCGACGGTGCTCTCGGAGACGATCCGGCTGCTGGCGCCGTTCGTGCCGTACCTTGCCGAACGGATGTACCAGACGCTCGACGGCCGGGAGACGACTGTCCACGCGCTGTCGTATCCGACGCCGGACGACGGCTGGCACGACCCGGAACTCGAAGGGGAGATCGAGGTCCTTCGGGAGGTCGAAGAGGCGGCCGCCACCGCCCGGCAGCAGGGCGGCCGGAAGCTTCGGTGGCCGGTCACGCGGGTCGTCGTCCAGAGCGATACCGAGGCAGTGCGGGACGCCGTAAGGTCGCTTTCGGACCTGCTCGAAGCGCGGGTCAACGCCCGACAGATCGAGGTGGTCGAGACGTTCGACGAGCTCATCGAGCGCGCCGAACCACAGATGGGGGCGATCGGTCCAGCGTTCGGGGCCGAGGCACAGCAGGTGATGGAGGCCGTCGACGGCGCGAAGCGAGCCGAAGTGGAATCGGGCGTCGAAATCGACGGCGAGACGGTCGAACTCGACGAGGAAATGGTCGAGTACGTCGCCGAACCCCCGGAGAACGTTTCGGCGGCCGACTTCGACGGGGGGACGGTGTACGTCGACACCACCCTCACGGAGGATATCGAGGCCGAAGGCTACGCCCGCGACGTGATCCGGCGAATCCAGGAAATGCGCAAGGAGCTGGATCTGGACGTCGAGGAGCCGATTCGCGTCGGATTCGACATCGAGGACGACCGGATCGCCGACCTGGTCGATCGACACCGCGACTTCGTCGCCGAGGAAACCAGAACCGAGTCGTGGCTCGACGCCCCCGACGAGGCTGCCGACCTCGCCGAGGAGTGGGAGGTCGAGGGCGTGACCGTCACCATCGGCGTCGAGCGCGTCGCCGCGACGGCATGA
- a CDS encoding 3-phosphoshikimate 1-carboxyvinyltransferase, whose product MDAHVSRSSVSGRVRAPPSKSYTHRAILAAGYSAGALVRNPLWSADTKATARAVERYGGGVDRASLKEDGTLEITGFDGRPDVPAEVIDCANSGTTMRLTTATAALADGGTVLTGDASLRSRPQGPLLDALGQLGARAESTRRNGQAPLVVFGPVDGGEVSIPGDVSSQYVTALLMAGAVTTDGIDIELTTELKSAPYVDITLDVLDSFGVAVDVIGGADDGDVASAGDVVSAGDVVSAGADGFCVPGGQSYEPAEGEYSVPGDFSSMSYLLAAGAVAGDPGEDVLVAGAHPSAQGDAAIVDILDRMGATIEWDRENGQVRVAQSALSGVDVDVGDTPDLLPTIATLGAVADGDTRIVNCEHVRYKETDRVTAMAEELGRMGAEVTEERDVLTVHGEETDLTGATVDGRGDHRLVMALAVAGLVADGSTTIRGAEHVDVSFPGFFDALYDLGASVSRSE is encoded by the coding sequence ATGGACGCACACGTCTCCCGATCGTCCGTCTCCGGGCGGGTACGCGCCCCGCCCTCGAAGAGCTACACCCATCGGGCGATCCTCGCGGCCGGGTACAGCGCCGGCGCGCTGGTCCGGAACCCGCTGTGGAGCGCCGACACGAAAGCAACGGCCCGGGCCGTCGAACGGTACGGCGGCGGGGTCGATCGTGCATCCCTGAAGGAGGACGGCACCCTCGAGATCACCGGATTCGACGGTCGACCGGACGTGCCGGCGGAGGTCATCGACTGTGCGAACTCGGGGACGACGATGCGGTTGACGACGGCGACAGCCGCCCTCGCCGACGGCGGCACCGTCCTGACCGGGGACGCCTCGCTCAGATCGCGTCCGCAGGGGCCGTTACTGGATGCGCTCGGACAGTTGGGTGCCCGGGCAGAGAGCACCCGGAGAAACGGACAGGCTCCCCTGGTCGTGTTCGGGCCGGTCGATGGCGGCGAGGTATCGATTCCGGGGGACGTCTCCTCCCAGTACGTCACGGCGCTTTTGATGGCCGGGGCGGTCACGACGGACGGAATCGACATCGAGCTGACGACGGAGCTGAAGTCGGCGCCGTACGTCGACATCACGCTGGACGTGCTCGATTCGTTCGGTGTAGCCGTGGACGTGATCGGCGGGGCCGACGACGGCGACGTCGCGAGCGCGGGCGACGTCGTGAGTGCGGGCGACGTCGTGAGTGCGGGTGCCGACGGGTTCTGCGTTCCCGGGGGCCAGTCGTACGAACCAGCCGAGGGCGAGTACTCAGTTCCGGGCGACTTCTCGTCGATGTCGTATCTGCTCGCCGCTGGCGCCGTCGCGGGCGACCCGGGCGAGGACGTTCTGGTCGCCGGTGCTCATCCGAGCGCGCAGGGCGACGCCGCGATCGTCGACATACTGGATCGGATGGGGGCGACGATCGAGTGGGACCGCGAGAACGGACAGGTTCGGGTAGCACAGTCGGCGCTTTCGGGCGTCGACGTCGACGTCGGCGACACCCCCGATCTGCTGCCGACGATCGCAACGCTGGGGGCCGTCGCCGACGGGGACACACGGATCGTCAACTGCGAGCACGTTCGATACAAGGAAACGGATCGGGTTACGGCGATGGCCGAGGAGCTCGGTCGGATGGGCGCGGAGGTGACCGAAGAGCGGGACGTCCTCACCGTCCACGGCGAGGAAACCGACCTGACGGGAGCGACAGTCGACGGGCGAGGCGATCACCGGCTCGTGATGGCGCTTGCAGTTGCCGGACTCGTCGCGGACGGATCGACGACGATCCGCGGCGCAGAGCACGTCGACGTCTCGTTCCCGGGGTTCTTCGACGCGCTGTACGATCTCGGTGCGTCGGTATCGCGATCTGAGTGA
- a CDS encoding acyl-CoA thioesterase, with protein sequence MDETATLAESHTEMTEILLPNDTNTYGRALGGVVLHWMDVCGAIAAMRFANRGVVTASMDHVDFISPIDLGEVAIIEGYVFNTGRTSLDDEGDPTPVPDVDCPTDEEVALRDGAKEERRRQLEDVVDRLESE encoded by the coding sequence ATGGACGAGACGGCAACACTCGCGGAATCACACACCGAGATGACCGAGATCCTGCTGCCGAACGACACCAACACCTACGGCCGTGCGCTGGGTGGGGTCGTGCTGCACTGGATGGACGTCTGTGGCGCGATCGCGGCGATGCGGTTCGCGAACAGGGGCGTGGTGACCGCCTCGATGGACCACGTCGACTTTATCAGCCCGATCGATCTCGGCGAGGTCGCAATCATCGAGGGCTACGTGTTCAACACCGGACGGACGAGCCTCGACGACGAGGGCGATCCGACGCCGGTCCCGGATGTCGACTGCCCGACCGACGAGGAGGTCGCGCTACGGGACGGGGCAAAAGAGGAGCGCAGACGACAGCTCGAGGACGTCGTCGACAGGCTCGAATCGGAGTGA
- a CDS encoding S1C family serine protease: MKNTRRGFLAAAGAVAIAGCTGPASEVGPEEDPNGTESPAGAGEGNAADLAVEESSSDTYAAVAESVSKSVVRVQIYEDGFEAGQGSGFLHRGHVVTNEHVVYGGETVRLQYSDGSWYEAEIVGTDPYSDLAVLSSGRDLSDADAPPELELVDRTPEIGTEVLAFGAPFGLGGSVTQGIVSGRNRSLPAPNNYQIPDAVQTDAAVNPGNSGGPLVTLEAEVAGVVTATRGENVGFAVSAPLADRIVPSLIEDGEYEHSRLGVQVRPVTPTVAEVNDLEEVRGVYVVEVVSDGPADGVLEGATGSETVGGQSVPTGGDVIVGFADTEIDTNEDLARFLALETSPDETIDVHVIREGERVTESLTLGTRPPAR; the protein is encoded by the coding sequence ATGAAAAATACCCGACGTGGGTTTCTCGCTGCGGCCGGCGCGGTCGCGATCGCGGGCTGTACGGGTCCGGCGTCCGAGGTCGGCCCGGAGGAGGATCCGAACGGTACCGAGTCGCCTGCCGGTGCCGGCGAGGGGAACGCGGCGGATCTGGCCGTCGAAGAGAGCAGTTCGGACACGTACGCCGCCGTCGCAGAGAGCGTCTCTAAGTCGGTCGTCAGGGTACAGATCTACGAGGACGGGTTCGAGGCAGGTCAGGGATCGGGCTTCCTTCATCGGGGCCACGTCGTCACGAACGAACACGTTGTCTACGGCGGAGAGACCGTCCGATTACAGTACTCCGACGGCTCCTGGTACGAGGCCGAGATCGTCGGGACGGATCCGTACAGCGACCTGGCGGTGTTGTCTTCAGGACGGGATCTCTCGGATGCGGACGCTCCCCCCGAACTGGAACTTGTCGACCGGACGCCCGAAATCGGGACCGAAGTGCTCGCGTTCGGCGCCCCGTTCGGACTCGGAGGGTCGGTGACACAGGGGATCGTAAGCGGCCGGAACCGGTCGCTTCCCGCGCCGAACAACTACCAGATCCCGGACGCGGTCCAGACCGACGCCGCCGTCAATCCGGGCAACAGCGGCGGCCCCCTCGTCACACTCGAGGCGGAGGTCGCCGGCGTAGTCACCGCGACCCGTGGGGAGAACGTCGGGTTCGCGGTGTCGGCACCGCTTGCAGACCGCATCGTTCCATCGCTCATCGAGGACGGCGAGTACGAACACTCCCGGCTCGGGGTACAGGTCCGACCAGTCACGCCCACTGTCGCGGAGGTAAACGACCTCGAGGAGGTTCGCGGCGTCTACGTCGTCGAGGTGGTTTCCGACGGCCCTGCCGACGGGGTTCTCGAGGGCGCCACCGGCTCGGAGACGGTCGGCGGTCAGTCGGTGCCGACCGGCGGAGACGTGATCGTCGGGTTCGCGGACACCGAGATCGATACGAACGAGGACCTCGCGCGGTTCCTGGCGCTCGAAACCTCACCGGACGAGACGATCGACGTTCACGTGATCCGCGAGGGGGAGCGAGTGACCGAATCGCTCACCCTGGGGACACGCCCCCCGGCACGGTAG
- the larC gene encoding nickel pincer cofactor biosynthesis protein LarC, translating into MIIAFDGRTGAAGDMILGALLAAGADRNALGPVEEGLPIRYDVSRVMRSGITATNVDVLLERDDGAHDHESEEETDDESGAKHAEGHGPSRSYDEVIEIVEGLELPEPVERDALAVFELLAAAEAEIHGVDVPEVHFHEVGADDAIADVVGACLLFADLGTERVVTTPVSAGGGEVATSHGTYPVPAPAVVQLAERADWNLVGGPVDRELLTPTGAAILAHFAEGVDVLPELSVTASGFGAGDPDRADRPNVLRAIVGRETGRLEREEITVLETNLDDATPETLGGLHDRLQEAGALDVSVVSTTMKKSRPGHLVKVICRPGDARRVARALALETGTLGVREHGAGHRWIANRRHRTVELEIDGRHYEVGVKIASTADGEVYDTSAEYDDAAVVAEETGLATREVARRAERLVDDVPDARQ; encoded by the coding sequence ATGATTATCGCTTTCGACGGTCGAACCGGCGCCGCCGGCGACATGATCCTCGGCGCGCTGCTCGCAGCAGGGGCCGACCGCAACGCACTCGGACCGGTCGAGGAGGGACTGCCGATCAGGTATGACGTCTCCCGCGTCATGAGATCCGGGATCACCGCGACCAATGTCGACGTGTTGCTGGAACGTGATGACGGGGCCCACGACCATGAGTCCGAAGAGGAGACCGATGACGAATCCGGAGCAAAGCACGCGGAGGGCCACGGCCCCTCGCGAAGCTACGACGAGGTAATCGAGATCGTCGAGGGGCTGGAGTTGCCGGAGCCGGTGGAACGCGACGCCCTGGCGGTCTTCGAACTCCTCGCAGCGGCCGAGGCGGAAATTCACGGCGTCGACGTTCCCGAGGTCCACTTTCACGAAGTGGGCGCGGACGACGCGATTGCGGACGTGGTCGGTGCCTGCCTCCTGTTTGCTGATCTGGGGACGGAGCGCGTCGTGACGACGCCGGTTTCCGCAGGGGGCGGGGAGGTGGCCACGAGCCACGGCACGTATCCGGTTCCAGCGCCCGCAGTCGTCCAACTCGCCGAGCGGGCCGACTGGAACCTGGTCGGCGGCCCCGTCGACCGGGAGCTCCTGACCCCGACGGGGGCGGCAATCCTGGCGCATTTCGCCGAGGGTGTGGACGTCCTCCCGGAACTGTCGGTGACCGCATCGGGATTCGGGGCCGGGGACCCCGACCGCGCCGATCGACCGAACGTGCTCCGGGCGATCGTCGGCCGGGAGACGGGTCGCCTCGAGCGCGAGGAGATCACCGTCCTGGAGACGAACCTCGACGACGCGACCCCGGAGACGCTCGGCGGGCTCCACGACCGGCTGCAGGAGGCGGGCGCACTCGACGTGTCAGTGGTGTCGACGACGATGAAGAAGTCGCGGCCGGGCCACCTGGTGAAGGTGATCTGTCGGCCCGGGGACGCCCGACGGGTCGCCCGGGCGCTCGCGCTCGAAACCGGGACGCTCGGCGTCCGCGAACACGGGGCGGGCCACCGCTGGATCGCGAACAGACGACACCGGACCGTCGAGCTGGAAATCGACGGGCGGCACTACGAGGTCGGCGTCAAGATCGCGAGCACGGCCGACGGCGAGGTGTACGACACGAGCGCCGAATACGATGACGCCGCTGTCGTCGCCGAAGAGACCGGACTGGCGACCAGGGAGGTCGCCCGGCGCGCCGAGCGTCTGGTCGACGACGTTCCAGACGCGCGACAGTAG
- a CDS encoding ArsR/SmtB family transcription factor, with product MSRLLPSRSDPQPSDGDPRVVGVDSDDADDLIAALSSDTARALLTEMHEEPGTPSELSNRVDTTLQNTQYHLAKLEDADLVDVVDTVYSEKGREMNVYAPSDQPLVLFAGRESESTGLKTALTRLLGGIGALAAASAVAHAMLATEPPGVVPTVDDVDDDVGPAVAEDEPEETPVPEETPTPAPEETPAPTPEPTPVPEEEEVAERAVEDVEFYSTTADQVSALAEGTFSALPPGVVFFLGGLSVLLAIFAIQYLGSRYGWP from the coding sequence ATGTCCCGGCTGTTGCCCTCCAGATCCGACCCACAGCCGTCGGACGGAGATCCCCGCGTAGTCGGCGTCGACAGCGACGACGCCGACGATCTGATCGCTGCGCTCTCCTCTGACACCGCTCGAGCCCTGCTCACCGAGATGCACGAGGAGCCGGGGACGCCCTCCGAACTCTCGAACCGGGTCGACACCACGCTCCAGAACACCCAGTATCACCTCGCCAAACTCGAAGACGCCGACCTCGTCGACGTCGTCGACACGGTGTACTCCGAGAAAGGCAGAGAGATGAACGTGTACGCGCCGTCTGATCAACCCCTGGTGCTTTTCGCTGGACGGGAATCCGAAAGCACCGGGTTGAAAACGGCACTCACCCGGCTTTTGGGTGGGATTGGGGCGCTTGCGGCCGCCAGCGCCGTCGCCCACGCGATGCTCGCGACAGAGCCCCCTGGTGTCGTTCCGACCGTCGACGACGTCGATGACGACGTGGGACCTGCCGTTGCCGAAGATGAGCCGGAAGAGACCCCCGTGCCCGAGGAGACACCGACGCCTGCCCCCGAAGAAACACCCGCCCCCACTCCCGAACCGACACCAGTTCCCGAGGAAGAAGAGGTCGCCGAACGTGCCGTCGAGGACGTCGAGTTTTACTCGACGACGGCCGACCAGGTGTCGGCGCTCGCGGAGGGAACGTTCTCGGCGTTGCCGCCCGGGGTCGTGTTCTTCCTCGGCGGGTTGAGCGTTCTGCTCGCCATATTCGCGATCCAGTATCTCGGTTCACGATACGGGTGGCCCTGA
- the aroC gene encoding chorismate synthase has product MNGNRFGRLFQVTTYGESHGPAMGVTVSGCPAGVELDEERIQRELDRRKPGQSMITTSRGEPDEVVINSGLQDGYTTGTPIGMVIQNKDARSGKYEPYVTAPRPSHGDYTYSAKFGTRNWGGGGRSSARETVNWVAAGAVAEAVLEQSEYDVRVKAHVNRIGDIEAPDVSFDQLLEHSEENEVRCADPETAERMREAIERYQKEGDSIGGSVQFEARGVPRGLGAPRFDAFPARLGQAMLSVPATTAFEFGLGRDAASVTGSERNDDWTFDDGESHPETVSEEGDPVPVGNDHGGLQGGITTGQPICGEVTLHAPTSIPKTQRTADWETGEEKEIQVVGRHDPSLPPRAVPVVEAMVNLTILDFMLLSGRINPDRLDDRPGEYDTDYHPSSPENE; this is encoded by the coding sequence ATGAACGGAAATCGGTTCGGCCGACTGTTCCAGGTCACCACGTACGGCGAGAGCCACGGGCCGGCGATGGGCGTCACCGTCTCGGGCTGTCCCGCCGGCGTCGAACTCGACGAGGAGCGCATCCAGCGGGAGCTCGACCGGCGAAAGCCGGGTCAGTCGATGATCACCACCTCGAGAGGGGAGCCCGACGAGGTCGTCATCAACTCCGGGCTCCAGGACGGCTATACCACCGGAACGCCGATCGGGATGGTGATCCAGAACAAGGACGCGCGGTCGGGCAAGTACGAACCCTACGTGACGGCGCCACGTCCCTCCCACGGCGATTACACCTATTCGGCGAAGTTCGGCACCCGCAACTGGGGCGGGGGTGGCCGCTCGTCGGCACGCGAAACCGTAAACTGGGTCGCCGCCGGCGCCGTCGCCGAGGCGGTGCTCGAACAGAGCGAGTACGACGTGCGCGTGAAAGCCCACGTCAACCGAATCGGCGACATCGAAGCACCCGACGTAAGCTTCGATCAGTTGCTGGAACACAGCGAAGAAAACGAGGTCCGGTGTGCCGACCCCGAGACGGCAGAGCGGATGCGCGAGGCGATCGAGCGGTACCAGAAGGAAGGCGATTCGATCGGCGGTTCCGTCCAGTTCGAGGCCCGTGGGGTGCCCCGCGGGCTCGGCGCCCCGCGGTTCGACGCGTTCCCTGCACGGTTGGGACAGGCTATGCTGTCGGTTCCAGCCACGACCGCCTTCGAGTTCGGACTCGGGCGGGACGCGGCATCGGTCACTGGATCGGAACGCAACGACGACTGGACGTTCGACGACGGCGAGTCGCATCCCGAAACCGTAAGCGAGGAGGGCGATCCAGTACCGGTCGGCAACGATCACGGCGGCCTGCAGGGTGGAATCACCACAGGTCAGCCGATTTGCGGGGAAGTGACGCTCCACGCGCCCACGTCGATCCCCAAAACGCAACGAACCGCCGACTGGGAGACCGGTGAAGAAAAAGAGATCCAGGTCGTCGGCCGGCACGACCCGTCGCTGCCGCCGCGTGCGGTTCCGGTCGTGGAAGCGATGGTGAACCTCACGATCCTGGATTTCATGCTGCTTTCCGGCCGGATCAATCCCGACCGCCTCGACGATCGCCCCGGCGAATACGACACCGACTACCACCCCAGCAGTCCCGAAAACGAATGA
- a CDS encoding DedA family protein: protein MLPELDLVSRTLAVAVTVGGPILVILFYAEGMFVGKILQPPLVFVGYVAATVPTRTEMAVLGGAVAVAATLGQWTLARGFDEEATELFGVRRTVPGLDRLPEIVERRVGDRRLSIVERYFDAYGGWAVAVSNLVPGIRGVMAIPAGLGSYPAGRYLLAAGIGNVAYITLLLAAAAGVRGLARVFGV from the coding sequence GTGCTGCCGGAACTCGATCTCGTCTCGCGAACGCTCGCGGTCGCAGTCACAGTCGGTGGTCCGATCCTCGTGATCCTCTTTTACGCCGAGGGGATGTTCGTCGGGAAGATCCTGCAACCGCCGCTGGTGTTCGTCGGCTACGTCGCAGCGACAGTCCCCACCCGGACGGAGATGGCGGTTCTCGGGGGTGCCGTCGCAGTCGCCGCCACACTGGGACAGTGGACCCTCGCACGCGGATTCGACGAGGAGGCGACGGAACTGTTCGGGGTCAGGCGGACCGTCCCGGGGCTCGATCGTCTACCCGAGATCGTCGAACGACGCGTGGGTGATCGCCGACTGTCGATCGTCGAGCGATACTTCGACGCGTACGGCGGCTGGGCCGTGGCCGTCTCGAACCTGGTCCCGGGAATACGGGGCGTGATGGCGATTCCAGCGGGACTCGGGAGCTATCCGGCCGGGCGGTACCTGCTTGCGGCTGGGATCGGAAACGTCGCATATATCACGCTGTTGCTCGCCGCCGCGGCCGGTGTTCGCGGGTTGGCACGAGTCTTCGGCGTCTGA